DNA from Verrucomicrobiota bacterium:
GCTCAACTCCACACTGGCGACGGCCAGTGCCGCGATCCCTTCGCCGCGGCCGAGAAAACCCAGATGCTCGTTGGTGGTCGCCTTGATTCCAACGCGATTCAGATGGATCCCCAAAGCGAGCGCGATATTTTCTTTCATGGCCGGCACGAACGGCGCGACTTTGGGTTGCTGGGCGATGATCGTGGCATCGACGTTTACGACGCGCCCATCCCGCAAACTCACCTGGCGGGCGATTTCCTGAAGGAAAATCC
Protein-coding regions in this window:
- a CDS encoding 2-C-methyl-D-erythritol 2,4-cyclodiphosphate synthase, whose amino-acid sequence is MHHVGIGYDVHRFVEGRKLVLGGVEIPHPRGLEGHSDADVVIHAICDAVLGALGEPDIGHFFPNTDARWQGAASGIFLQEIARQVSLRDGRVVNVDATIIAQQPKVAPFVPAMKENIALALGIHLNRVGIKATTNEHLGFLGRGEGIAALAVASVELSQ